TAAAAACGTCTGAAAAATGAAGAGAAGACATTGTAAGTGTTTTTAAAACAGTATTTATTTtgcagttaaaaaaaaaactgctaCATAAAACTTAAGCACATGTTTTGCTTATCATTTGTAGCAAAGAGCGATAACTCTTTACCAATATCTTGTTTGATCATCACTTTGGACAGAGAAATATGCAAATTATGCAtgatatatataccggtatgtacaAAAGTTCCTGCTCTGACACATAGCaattgtacttataattacacaATTCGGTAATAATTGGTATATACACTGATGAAGTTaactttttacatatatgtacatgcttTGTACAAAGGATGATGTGGGTTTTGTCagtgtgatatacaatgtatatggagCTTTGTATATGACCAGAGGTGTTGCCTTGTAGCCAATCAAATCCCTTGTTGCCTTGGTCAAGCCTGTTACTTGAGAGTAGCCGGCGCTTGTTGACCTAACCAATAATTCAGACAAACAGAGTATGGACTTCTCCCTCCAATTCAGGGGTTACAGGCACTGACTGGCCCCAGATATCTGCAATCTCATACCAACAGAAGGCATCAGTCCATCcatttagggagaaagaaaacctaaaaaaatagaaataaaaaacaaatgccACAATGAATATGATGTTGACTAAGTAAATATCATGATAGCATGTACACGTATGTATTACTAGATGTTTCTGTGGTTTGCCGGCAtgcataaaatatgaatattggtcTTAATTAACCGcaagtaaaaaagaaaaaaacattttgtttatttgttcgtCAAATTACCAAGTCATGTTATTCATCCCGAAAACCATTTGTATGTCTTTTACCAAGTTAATTAATTATGGACATTTGATCTATTCGAAGGtattacaacatgtatttaaaattctACATGGTTAGTATAAAACCATTCTCCAACTCCAACTAAAAAGTCCTTATTTCTTACATTAGAAATGTATGTGTTTCAAACAAGGTAAATGTTAAccacattatttaaaatttacaagCAGGAACTTAATgtcataaaagaaatatattgacTAAGTAAGTTTCATAAATTTCAGAAAGACAACTCGTATTTAAGTATGAAATCATTTCAGATGTGAAAAAATACCTGATCTTCGTAGCCGAAGAGGCATGGCTAGTTTGCTGATCTTCAATTTTCAAACACTGTCACGTCTGGAGAAAAGTGCTGTTTGTGGCCATGCATTTTAATGTGGTCAGTCTGAAATATTCAACAGTTGTCATTAATAAAGTTTTATAACAAAGAGGCTACAATACTAGTGCCTTTTTGTTATGATCAATGCCTAGacatataaattataatgttgGAATGTCACTATTAgatcatgtacatgtttgtgaaaatggttacatactttttATACAAGGCAAGTCTTTCACAGACCCATGtgtatcaaaaagaaaaaaaaagaaaaattgtgactaaattaaacaatacatcTGTAGAACAAATCATATGCAGCGTAACTcaagattgtctccccttattaGTAGTTATTACTACAAATAGTTCAGAAGTTAGGGTCCAGCCTGGACAATCAAATCACTGTGAACTTGGCTTTTACTTTTTACCTTTCTCTTAGAACATAGGGTCAATGACCTGAATGTAGTGTATTAAATATCAGCTTTGGGTTACAGAATTGAACTACATATGTATCCTTCAAATTTCATCACCATAAGTCATATATTTAACACTTCAGAAATGCAGGGCTTTGCAGGATATTATTAGATAAGAAGAGGATGAAGAGCCAGTTCTTGTATACAATATATCTCACTTCATTCAAAGGGAAGATATTatgaagtatacatgtatattgtataatatactACATGAGTTATAGCAATCTGATTTTAAAGTTAATTATCGAATAAAACttacaatgaataaaaacttTGCTCCCAATACACTAATCAATACAGTGACATTCATATGTACAATATcatacaaacttttttttccacATTTTGTTTGCTTACCAAATAAAAAAGTTTGGGTAAGTTCTTCTTGCCCAGTCCTGGAATATTTTCTTATAGCAATCTGATTTTATATCTCCggtatttaatttcaaagacatcaATCTGTCAAATctggaaaataaatgaaaaataaactaaTGATGGCAATTTAGCATGTTTGTATCtctgacatatacatgtaccggtatgtacatgtatacattttgtgtatatgtaactatatgtacCTATAGGTTAACTACCCGTATTTACTTGGGGTTATTGAATCAATATTGCAAGTAAGGTTCTTTAAAAGATTTACTTTTCCCTTTTACACCATGCTGATAACTGTTCtcttaaaataaacttttacaGAACTATCAATCAGTTAAAAGTTCTATAAATGTCCTCATCAAAGACTAGACATAcgaaatgtaattataagtatccacaattaatttcaatattctatattttcatgatagcaaaatattagaaatatattattaaataatcatATACTTATATTAAGCCATTGGTTGCCAGTTATTTACTGATAAATAATCTATGTATTCTCAAAATTGCATATTGATAAGAATTCACAAAGAAATCATCAATGTTGGATCTGAATTAATATTCAGTTGACACAATAATGTACCATAGATAAATTTAAGAACAAATTAAAGAATGTTTGACACAAAACATAAATGCCATCATTGAATCAGGAATGAggaaatatattaattataacattattattgTATCTGAATTAAAGCATCACTTACTCTGGTATTCTAATTTCTTAGtctagtgatttttttttcattaaaaaagctGTGTCGAAAACATGAAGAGATCCTTTCCCTGGTAGTgaatatgtacataattatgcactatatttattaatttgtgaAGCTGTGCAGAATGGTATACCAATGTAAACTTTCACCATTTACATATATAGAACATTATCCATTATGGTGTGGAATTTATACAATTACCACACTGAAGTTGTGATAAACACTAACAACTAGTGttacatgttttatttgatttctaatttcctgtttttattgatttctttatttaacCTTTATTCTTTATATAACCGTAGTTTAAGCAAGGTTAGGACAATAGAGAATGATTTATCCGTCTTGAgtcttataaatatataattatgtttctacatgtacaattattatatgtagattatctacatgtactatgtaGTCTAACATTCCGCTCAGTATTCGCTCAGCTTGGACCATCATTGGTAAGCTAAGACTAGCTTGTGGAGATGTATTAAAGTTTCTTCAAATCAATAGACATTGTGTACTCCTAACGCGTACTATGGATGCTTCACGGTTgcttaaaataatgtatatacagtcattcATTAATGTTGAAATCCTTTTCCGTTGTTAGGGGAACAggagatatatgtatataaacggACACAATGTTACTTAATCTCATAGTAATGAGATACCGACACATATTATATAAGTGCCAGACACTGATAAAAACACTGATTAAAAAGTTTCCATGGATTTAGAATATCACAGGGTTTGCTGTCCATTCCTGTGAGTAATTTTTTCACACCcgatttatacaattttgtcaGAAAGATGGTTGAAATTTTGCTGGGTGGTTTTTCCAGTACTTAATTGAGTCTTGACTTGAAGGTGTTAAGAGATGGTGAACACACCACTTCCTCTGGTAGAGAATTCCAGATGTTTGATAACTCTGTTGCTGAAGAAGTGGCCTGATTTTCCCAGTCTGAATTGCCTTTTATATAGTTTTCTGGAGTGCCCCCTTGTTGAAAGTTCGTCCGATTTCATCGAATAGTGACTCAACGTTCAGTATGTCCAAATGATTTTAGAATTTTGTAGGTTTGGATGATATCTGCGCGCTCTCTACGATATTGAAGTGTTGGTAGACTTAGACTCTTTAAGCGATCTTGGTAGGATAGATGCTTTAAACACGGTATCCTTTTTGTTGCTCGtctttgtacattttcaatgacgGTCATTAAACTCTTGACCAGGTGTGGTGAGGATACTGGTGTTGCGTATTCCACAATTGGACGAATAAGTGATTTATACAGTGCCAGGAACATTTGAGGGCTCATATATGAGAATGATCTAAACATTAGACCGATGATTTTGTTGGCCTTTGAGCTTGACGAGTTGGCATGAATTGAGAACTGCAGGTTTTGGTCAATGTTCACTCCTAAGTCCTTTTTCCGACTCTACTTTTTGTACTGGTGTTGCGATGCCATCTTGACTAATAGTATAAATACATGGTTTCCTTGAGATCTGCCTATCTCCAGGTATTTACATTTGGATGTATTAAGTCTCATTAGCCAGGTCTGTGTCCATTTACACATTTGGTCTATGTTGTGCTGCAGGTTTTGTCTATCATCCATAATTGTTGATTTTAGAGTATAACTTTGTGTCGTCAGCAAAAAAGTTTAATTGTACAGTTTAGCATGTCTGGCATGTCATTGACATAGATCAAGAAGAGGATTGGTCCTAGTACACTCCCCTGCGGTACTCCACTTGTAACTGGATGGGGTTCTGATGTTGCTCCATTTACCGTTACTCGTTGTGTCATGTTGTCGAGAAAGGCTTTGATCCATCCCAACAGTTTACCGTTGATTCCGTACTGTTTTAATTTATGGAGGAGGAATTTGTGCGAGACTTTGTCGAAAGCCTTGCTAAAGTCCAGATAAATGACATCAACACTTTTTCCTGAATCTATGCTTCTGCTCCAGTTTTCCATGGGTTCTAGTAACTGAGTGACCACACGATTTTCCAGATCTGAAGCCATGTTGATGAGGAGTTAAATAGGTTGTTGATATCCATATAAGCTACAATTTCATCCCTCACTATCCGTTGCATGATTTTTGATGGGACTGATGTTAAGCTAATTGGTCTGTAATTGCTAGGATCGTTTTTTGCTCCCTTTTTGAATAATGGAGTGACTATGGCTTCTTTCCATGCTGATGgtaatttacagttttgtagggactttttaaaaataatttttcaaaggtCCTTTTAGTTTCTTCTGCTGCTTCGGTTATAAACTTTGGGTGAAATGTTGTCAGGGCCAGGAGACTTGTTTGGGTTAATATTCTTAATGGCTTTTAGTACCTTTTCTTCTGTAATGTCTATGTTGACTATGTCGTCTTGTTGATGTCTTCGGGGAAAGGGAGTTAATTCAGCATCTTGGTCTTTGACAAATACACTTGCAAAGTAGTTGTTTAATGTATCAGCTGTTTCCTTGTTATTGGTTGATAGTTCGCcatttggtttttttatttctccTATGGTTGATTTAACTCTGGATTTGGATTTGACATGAGACCAGAATAGTTTTGGGTTTGTTTTGATCTTCCCAGCAAGTTCCTTTTCGTAGTTGTATTTCGAGGATCGAATTTGTTTTGTAGCAATGTTTCTGGCAGATTTGTAAAGTATGAAGTTATCTTCTGTCTTACAATGTAAGTATTTTATTCCAGACGTAACGGTTTTTAGCTCGGATGGCTGACTTGGCCTCGTGACTCAATTCACGGTTTTGAGGTTTGTTGGTGTTTCTCCCCTTACTCACTGGTATAAATTTCTCTATAATGTAGTTAAAATGAACAGTAAGGGAATTCCAAGCTACATCAACATCTTGGATTGAGTCTAAGCGATGACAGTCTATCTTGGCTAGGTTACTTTTTATCTCTGTGTACTGACCCTTGAAGAAATTTCGATGAGTTGAAGTTTGGTTCTCTAGAGGTGTTTCCTTGTAACAATAAAGTCTAAACTGGAGACTTAGATGGTCACTTTTCCCCAGTCCTGATTCATAGGATATGTCTCGTATCATTTCTTCTTCGTTGGTAAAAATGAGGTCTAAAGTAGATGGAGTCTGATTTACTCGGTAACGTGTTGGACTAGTTACGTGTTGGATCAGGAAATTGTCACGTGTTGCTTCTAGGAATTTTGTTGCTGGGTTATTTAGGCCTGACAGTGATATCTGGTTTTTCCAATCAATCTCCTTGTAATTAAAGTCACCGAGTAGCAATATGTGTGAGTAGCATTTTGTGTTTCCCAGACTGTCTATCAACTCGTTCAGAATGTTTATTGTTGTCCTCTGGGCTGTTTTGGGCTTCTATACACACAGCATATCAAAAGTTCATCTTTTCGTTGAGTTTTACAGAGATTGTAGTATATTCTTGAGAAAGGTATGTGCTGATCAGTTTTTTTCAGCATTCAGTGTATCTCTGGTGTAGATTTACTACTCCTCTGTGACTGACTGTTTTGAGATATTAGTTTGTGTAATTTCTCAATGGTAGGAATCCTCGTCGAGATGAAGGCTTGTATGTTTTGGAAAAATTTCAGTTTAAACAGATATATCTGGCCCTTGTCATTTCAATAATTTCTAATAGCTCCAATTTTTTGTCTGATGATAAGGTGTCAACATTTGAATAGAAGATTTTGATGTATTGCCTGTTGATTCTGATGGAAGTGTCTTGATTTGGTAAGGCGTTAAAATAGTTAAAACCTGAATCCTATGTTCTATCCACCACAGGTGATGTAGGTTGTTCTGGTGAGGGACTACACGATAGACGTGAATCAGAGTAGATTATGGTAGAGTCTTCGTTGTTTGTGTCATCCATAATGGTTGTTGTAGTGGTATGCACTGTTATTCTGGCATGCTTGATGCACTTTCATTTATTATTGGACCAGTGGTGGGAGTTGCATctgttgatttttgtttttactttttgcTGGTTCCCCCTAGGTTGTTGCCGTTCCATATTTGGACTGGTGAATACTCTGTGAATTTGCCCGTGGGGCATCTATGTTTGAGACTTGGTGAGTTCGCCAGGATTTTTGGCAGCATTTTCAGCGAACTTGAGTCGGGGCATTCTCCAAACATCAGGATACTACTGAATGTCCTGCTAAAATTTTCTACCTGAGGAACGATATGGCCCGAGTCGGAGCATTCCCCCAAACATCGGGTTACATCTCCGTCCTACGTAGAGGCTGATTCTGTTGTATCTTCTTTTACTGAAGTTTTGGTCACCCCGGTTTCTTGTAGTAGtttgctgtttttttttaacttttctttCCCTCCTTTGTTTCTTGTGTTAGTTCCCGTGTTAAGATTACACGGATTAGATTTTTTCTGGTACGAAGAGTCTTTTATTTGGCGTGCACTTCTCAAGCAGTGATTTTCtctgtttttttgtgtgtctaGGTGACAGCAACAAGTGGTCTGTTTTGTGTCCCTGTTTTCTTTTTCCCATCCGAAACTGGGCAACAATAGCGAGGTTGTCTGTTCCTAGTGATGCGGCAATAGTCTGTATTGTTCTTTCATCTTCCGTTTGTTGTCCAGTGGTCTTGACTGGTTTGACTCTGGAACGTTAAATAGGATGATGTTATTACTTTTGTTTTTCCTGTCCACAAGTTCCTTATGCCTGGCATCTACCAAAGAAGTTACATTTGTTGCTAAGGGTTATGTCCAGGATTCGTGCTTGCCTTCGTTGATTTCGTTATGTACTCTAGCTGCGGAGGTTTATACTTCCAGTTTAATTTATAACTCTCACGTCCCTATTTCATTTAAACGTTTTTCGTTGGTAATACATCCAATTTCCTCATTGAGTCATCAATGTTTTGTAATGTTGGTTGAATTCTTTTACTCGATTTACAGTGGTATGAAGTACCTACAGGAGTTTATTACCTCTAGGTGAGTGTAACCTTCCTTATGGATTCCAGTACAGACTTGACAGAAAAATAAACTCACAACAATCACATTCAATATGGTTTGTAATCATTTTACTCAGATTTGTATGTCACACTTTTCCACAATACTTTGATCACCTGAGTAATCTCTTCTTCTCCAATGATACAGATAGGTTATCATCATTCACCAAACTAGTAAAGACCATTTTGATAGTATTATTACAAACTGTGTGCCTTTGGCCAAAGTAATGAAATAGAGTAGTTAGTTATCATGTAACAGTTTTTTGTTCATACACAGTGAGTTTTCAAAACCAGTGTTTACTATCAACCTCCTTAGCCAATGTTTAGCTAACATATCACCTGGGTGAACTCCATCTTTAAGTAGGTTGTATGAGATTTTCTTAGATGTATTGTTCCTGTTATTGTTTTGATGAAAACCTTAACACATACTTCAATTTCAGAAATTTAAGGGCATTGAATTCCGAGTGACCTTTTATGCTTGAATGATGTTGTTGATCATAACAATTTTCCCTTCTAGTTTTTTTAGAAATTACTtttgaaattgttaaaaatgGCGTTGTGATTTTCAGACATTCCAAATTTCGATCGAATAATAGGGGCACTCCAGAAACACTATATGAAGGTTTTTTCCATAACGCTGACCGATTTGTGTTAACCTTTCGTAATTGTTTTATACGATGGATTGAGGTGTGATCTGTCGTAGTATGTATAAACCGATCAACTTTTAACTTGTCAAATCAAAGTCCCTGTCCATAATGGCCAATAAAATGGATCCATATCTTCTAAATCCAGGAGTCTATATTTTCAATCACAAAATTGATGATGTATCGCGAACCTTTCCCTGGTTTTATTGTACCAAACTATGTAGTTTTCTTTTCACGCTGGAGGCCTGCTCACGTAATTTGACCTTCATAATAGAATGATTTTTACTGTCCGATACAATAATAACAAGTTTAATCTATGTATGTCCCCAAAATTATAAGATCTCGTTCAGTTCTTTCCAGATATTTGGATAATTTTGAACACTACCCATTTATAAACAGTGCTAGTTAGCTACATATACTCACAAAGTATTGGTAGGACTTTTCGCCATATCAAAAAGGTGAGtagatttttaattttccaACACATACTTTTACACATTTAACGCTTAATTTTAATAGTTAATTTACATTTTGCTAACCGAATAGCTTCAGCATGAAGCCTGATAGTTTATAGTTAACTATTTAACCTATTTTCCGAAGGATTTCTCACTAAAAATTTCCAATTAGATTCAACAGTGGTCTATAACTCGAATTTTCATTGCCAATTAAAAATTTAATACGCGCGCAATTATGTAGGGTAAATTGAACATGTATACTTCTTCATGccaataatgaaaaaatatactaTGAAAGAACAGTACATGttcacaggagcttgacgttttGTCAATCTAATTACtgaatatgtaaaaaaaacatacaaatcCATACAGGACCTGATATACACAAATACTAGGTCTACATACGCTAAGGACTACAAACGATTTAGGCCAATACGGACATAATGTATACACATTTATTGGGTCAATGAAACTGAGCATTTCTTACGGCTGTGTTTTGGCTTTAATTTTAGGTTACTGTGGTTTGTAAAAGAAACAACTGGTCTAAATCATAACCTCTCCGCTTCCGGGCGCatagtatttattttttcatcagGATGATGGAGGATGGGTACTTACTTTGTGAGTGTCCGTATTTTGTTCCGATACACATAGTTTAAGCTACTTGTACTATCGCCTGACAGTTAGGCAATCCCCTAGTCGTAGTGTACCGGCAAACATCATATATCGTAATGTATTTACACCACATTCACTAATAATAGacgaaataatcaaaatattgtgacAATACATAAGCCACTGTCTTGATCGATTGTCTACAGACTCCATCAATCTGGTCGATGAGATGCTTGACCTCCGCCGTGAAAGATCCGTAAATGATAAACATATCGATGATCGTAGATTTAAACTAGAGCGCCATCTATATCGAGCAGACGTAAACACCAGAACTGCCAATTTATTCGCGTTTTGAACTACAGTGCCCGGGATATCGATATTTGACAAGCTTCAGTGTGCAAATGATTAGAGGCTCGAAAGAAGTATGTTTCAGGCTAAGTCCGTCGAGATGAAACTAACAATTTAGACGAGTTTTTTTTCCTCTCTCAGAAAACAATCGAGGCTGTTTGTTTTGTTGATCAACACAATAGGCCCTAGTTGTGATAAAGTTTTCATTGGAGGTCCTGACCCGGCGCTGGGAATATTTTTCCCTTGCGGttatattttatcttgattttcCTTGGGAATATATGATTCGTTAAGCCCATACAGTGTAATGCAATAATGccaattaaaaaattaattacaattatgacagaaaattgaaattttcttcaaaatacagaaaaaatatgactATGAAGCCTATAGCCTAGCCCGTTACACGTAAATCACAAGAGCTTGAACGTTTTTGTCacaatttacatgtaaaggtatgtaaatattacaatataccTATATAAACTACTCCCAAATTGATGTTTTCAGTAGCCATAATTAAAATTGAGTTTTAAGAATATAGGGTACCTGTAcaagaaaaagaataaaaaaaaaagatcagtCAGAGAAGGTGATATTTTTTAGTGTAGCTAAAAATCAGTAGCTAATTTGTTGGCAGCTAATGACAAGTAATGTACTAATGTAGAACTACATTTGTACTTTCTGCTAGGCCTAAATATGTCGGGGAGGGGGCCGTATATTTAAATACAAGttcttacaaaaaaaaacaaatacaaagtGCATTTGTCTATATAGAACTAATTCATCGTTGTATGTAAAGAAACCTCAACTTACGGccttttataaaacatttcttgaTGGTCCAAAATTACACACAgggatttattttataatttattctGATTTTGGGTTTTCCCTTATTATACTATGTTAATTTACATGTTTGAGTAAAATATTGTCTAACAAGGCACTACATTTTGACATGTAAGGCTTATGctgtatataataaaattgaCTTGACTGCTGGTATTGGAGATTTTGTTGATGAAAATCCGTGTATATTTGgggatattttaataaattatgaTTGTAGTGTAAATGCATGCCTGTTGGTATCTCTAGCTATGCAGGTTGCttttatacattgtagatattATTTGGACATGAATCCACATCATGACATGACTAGACTGATAATATGTACCTTATTGCACAGTTACAAACGATACATTAAATTGTTTCTAATAAAATATCAGAGATATAACACGCACATCACCAATGACACGGGACTGactttatttcataataacAATTCCATATGACATTCCTTAAGCTTTTTGCAATATtacttattttatgaaaaaattattgtcagatgctacatgtatatatctctgGTAACTCTAGGATACAAAAAAACGCCTTAAGCAAAAGTTGCTAAAACCCTTTCTTTTATCTTTAGCAAAAAAGAAATAGTTTTTAGCAGAAACCATCACCTAGTGCCCAACAAAGTTTTTTAACACTTCTACAATAGCGCAGGAAAGGCAAAATTTGCAATGCGTTAAAATTGCTAAAAGTAAACTAGAGAAAATAGTAAaagaacatgatattttcataatctTCCACAGTTATTCCCTCCCTTAACTTCCTCAAGGACATAACCAAGccattattttttcagtgtaacACTTGAATGACAAATGTTTTAGGGAACTTAAATTCCATCTTGAATCATATGGATTTGATAGACTCAGGtatttagaatgaaaaaaaaaatgaaactaacAAATTTATTATCGTTCTTCAGCCAAAAAAAATGGCTTAgtaaaaaaatgctaaaatgattatttttattttagcaattagtGTCTTCTATTAGCAAAATGCCCAAAATTCTATCCATAGAGTGAGCAACGAGTGATATTGAATTTTTCCTGAAACATTTTAAATCTAATTTAATTAAACACTGGTAAGGCTGAGTCATCTGATTtgatttgtaatatataaacccAATGTGTTAAGAAGAAACTTAGAAcatcttttttttatcttactaTTACTATTTTAGAGGGAAAAAACCATGCATTTGATGACAAAGTGTTCTTTATTTCTAGAACAGTGTACAATATGATTCCGACTTCTAATGAAAGTGTGAATTACAGTAATGCCATCTTTCCAGTTTTTAACATGCAGTTTTGACTGTTAATGAGGTCCCGGAGATTCAGGCTAAATCAACTTGTAGATCATAGTGCAGTTGATAATGGTAATGTTGCGCTTTTACATTTCAGGGAGTTGCAGTGGCAAGAAGATCAAGTAACGGGACCTTTTGGAA
The genomic region above belongs to Argopecten irradians isolate NY unplaced genomic scaffold, Ai_NY scaffold_0623, whole genome shotgun sequence and contains:
- the LOC138313257 gene encoding uncharacterized protein, which translates into the protein MASDLENRVVTQLLEPMENWSRSIDSGKSVDVIYLDFSKAFDKVSHKFLLHKLKQYGINGKLLGWIKAFLDNMTQRVTVNGATSEPHPVTSGVPQGSVLGPILFLIYVNDMPDMLNCTIKLFC